Proteins encoded by one window of Sus scrofa isolate TJ Tabasco breed Duroc chromosome 12, Sscrofa11.1, whole genome shotgun sequence:
- the KRT15 gene encoding LOW QUALITY PROTEIN: keratin, type I cytoskeletal 15 (The sequence of the model RefSeq protein was modified relative to this genomic sequence to represent the inferred CDS: inserted 1 base in 1 codon), translating to MSTTFLQTSSSTFGGGSTRGGSLLAGVGGFGGGSLYGGGGSRSISVSSSRFVSSGSGGGFGGGAGSGLGGGFGGGLGGGLGGGFGGGFAGSFGGGFGDFGGGNGGLLAGNEKITMQNLNDRLASYLDKVRALEEANADLEVKIHDWYKKQSPSSPERDYSPYFKTMEELRDKIRAAAIDNSRVILEIDNARLAADDFRLKYENELALRQGVEADINGLRRVLDELTLTKTDLEMQIESLNEELAYLKKNHEEEMKEFSNQLAGQVNVEMDAAPGVDLTRVLAEMREQYEAIAEKNRRDAEAWFFSKTEELNKEVASNTEMIQTSKTEITDLRRTVQGLEIELQSQLSMKAGLESSLAETECRYATQLQQIQGLIGGLETQLSELRSEMECQNQEYKMXLDIKTRLEQEIATYRSLLEGQDARQGSWMAGIGTREASLGGGGGKVRINVEESVDGKVVSSRKREI from the exons ATGAGCACCACATTTCTGCAGACTTCTTCCTCTACCTTTGGGGGTGGCTCTACCCGGGGGGGTTCCCTCCTGGCTGGGGTAGGAGGCTTTGGTGGGGGGAGTCTCTACGGGGGAGGTGGGAGCCGCAGTATCTCAGTGTCTTCCTCGAGGTTTGTCTCCTCGGGGTCAGGAGGCGGCTTTGGTGGAGGGGCTGGTAGTGGTTTGGGTGGAGGCTTTGGAGGTGGCCTGGGAGGTGGTCTTGGGGGTGGCTTTGGAGGTGGCTTTGCTGGAAGTTTTGGTGGTGGCTTTGGTGACTTTGGAGGTGGCAATGGCGGCCTCCTTGCTGGCAACGAGAAGATCACCATGCAGAACCTCAACGACCGCCTGGCCTCCTACCTGGACAAGGTGCGCGCCCTGGAGGAGGCCAACGCCGACCTGGAGGTGAAGATCCATGACTGGTACAAGAAGCAGAGCCCCAGCAGCCCGGAGCGCGACTACAGCCCCTACTTCAAGACCATGGAGGAGCTCCGGGACAAG ATCCGGGCGGCTGCCATCGATAACTCCCGGGTCATCCTGGAGATCGACAATGCCAGGCTGGCTGCGGACGACTTCAGACTCAA GTATGAGAACGAGCTGGCGCTGCGCCAGGGCGTGGAGGCCGACATCAACGGCCTGCGCAGGGTGCTGGACGAGCTGACCTTGACCAAGACTGACCTGGAGATGCAGATCGAGAGCCTGAACGAGGAGCTGGCCTACCTGAAGAAGAACCATGAGGAG GAGATGAAGGAGTTCAGCAACCAGCTGGCAGGCCAGGTCAACGTGGAGATGGACGCGGCACCGGGCGTGGACCTGACCCGCGTGCTGGCAGAGATGAGGGAGCAGTATGAGGCCATAGCCGAGAAGAACCGCCGGGATGCCGAAGCCTGGTTTTTCAGCAAG ACGGAGGAGCTGAATAAGGAGGTGGCCTCTAACACAGAGATGATCCAGACCAGCAAGACAGAGATCACAGACCTGAGACGCACTGTACAGGGGCTGGAGATCGAGCTGCAATCCCAGCTCAGCATG AAAGCGGGGCTGGAGAGCTCGCTGGCCGAGACGGAGTGCCGCTATGCCACGCAGCTGCAGCAGATCCAGGGCCTCATCGGCGGCCTGGAGACCCAGCTGAGCGAGCTCCGCAGCGAGATGGAGTGCCAGAACCAGGAGTACAAGA CTCTGGACATCAAGACGCGGCTGGAGCAGGAGATCGCCACCTACCGCAGCCTGCTGGAGGGCCAGGACGCCAGGCAGGGGAGCTG GATGGCCGGCATTGGCACCAGAGAAG CCTCCCTGGGAGGTGGCGGCGGCAAAGTCCGCATCAACGTCGAGGAGTCAGTGGATGGGAAGGTGGTTTCTTCCCGAAAGAGAGAAATCTAA